A single genomic interval of Sander lucioperca isolate FBNREF2018 chromosome 9, SLUC_FBN_1.2, whole genome shotgun sequence harbors:
- the zfyve9a gene encoding zinc finger FYVE domain-containing protein 9 isoform X1, whose product MENYFQAEAFNLDKVLDEFEQNEDETDNPILSDAKWTQILAPPAHLLSLNPALAHADLSPQESPLAFKTLPDSSSSASTGVDPKRHPGPEPPSWLEERPADVHSPPLPQPNIGKLVGTDDLSPPPVTACTAVENGCPSSPASPQLDGLSKDINSPPDNQPGASDQEAKPHQEERSASAGGGGSSTVSSTHFTFEVGLGHEEETVEPTTQNGEGVKEGASTAVLQDNGQEKQTANLKEEQVESLLNRGRYVQVGCEVDENGVSPPDWVGVEEKERRCGPEGQIDQLLRIISLPNGLEQENSNHSKLKETEEEKEEEEEGFSPSPVPSKEDSVTEEKEMEESKQESSDGGAVGSGSIQPKLNNKRLQPVSVPYGGARPKQPVSLKLQIPQPLSGQVQNQLGPSAISRNKNQENQCRRGTPSETTPSGTDQTAVGVNGDGIVHSLPLMPSESPDNDLQAGQLGTLCRKPASSLGEVAPVWVPDSQAPVCMKCDVKFTFTKRRHHCRACGKVFCATCCSLKCRLMYMDRKEARVCVTCHSALTSAQSWETTATGSNQSPNPNNPAEYCSTIPPLQQAQASGVLSSPPPTVMVPVGVLKQAGNEGSLTREQRRVWFSDGLLPNGDTSESPKPPTSSPAPSQSLAISAYSNKSSTSESSEAVHTPVAPVGSPVGSSLSLIPEDGLPPILISTGVKGGTGGHITDYAVEERPSEIVLMQQLEEGGPDPLVFVLNANLLAMVKLVNYVNRKCWYLTTKGMHAVGQAEVVILLQCLPDEKTIPKDIFTHFVQLYQEALSGNVLSHLSHSFFMQSFLGSKEHGGFLYISPSFQSLQDLLLPNPPYLFGILIQKWETPWAKVFPIRLMLRLGAEYRFYPCPLFSVRFRKPLFGETGHTIMNLLADFRNYQYTLPVVKGLVVDMEVRKTSIKIPSNRYNELMKAMNKSNEHVLAMGACFNDRADSHLVCVQNDDGNYQTQAISIHHQPRKVTGACFFVFSGALKASSGFLAKTSIVEDGVMIQITAETMDCLRQALRDMKDFSITCGKADQEENQELVHIQWTEDDHNFNKGVISPIDGKSMESITSVKIFHGSEFKANGKVIRWTEVFFLQSEDQPNGLSDPADHSRLTENVARAFCMALCPHLKLLKEDGMAKLGLRVTLDSDQVGYLAGSNGQPLLPQYLSDLDSALIPVIHGGACQLSEGPVVMELVFYILEIIS is encoded by the exons ATGGAGAATTACTTCCAGGCCGAGGCCTTCAACCTGGACAAGGTGCTTGACGAGTTTGAGCAGAACGAAG ATGAGACAGACAATCCCATTCTCTCGGATGCTAAGTGGACCCAGATCCTGGCCCCGCCAGCCCACCTGCTCTCTCTGAACCCAGCCCTGGCCCACGCAGACCTCAGTCCCCAGGAGAGTCCACTGGCCTTCAAAACCCTCCCCGACTCCTCCTCCAGTGCCTCTACGGGGGTCGACCCTAAAAGACATCCCGGTCCCGAACCTCCATCTTGGTTAGAGGAGCGGCCGGCAGACGTCCATAGCCCACCCCTCCCCCAGCCCAACATTGGCAAACTGGTGGGCACAGACGACCTCTCGCCGCCCCCTGTGACGGCCTGTACTGCTGTGGAGAATGGCTGCCCTTCCAGCCCTGCAAGCCCACAACTGGATGGGCTCAGCAAGGATATAAATTCTCCTCCAGATAACCAGCCTGGTGCTTCTGACCAGGAGGCTAAACCTCATCAGGAGGAGAGATCCGCctcagcaggaggaggaggaagctcCACTGTCAGTTCCACTCACTTTACCTTTGAGGTTGGATTAGGACACGAAGAAGAAACTGTGGAACCAACAACACAAAATGGGGAAGGTGTCAAAGAGGGGGCTAGTACAGCTGTTTTACAGGACAATGGTcaagaaaaacaaactgcaaacttAAAAGAGGAGCAGGTAGAAAGTCTCTTGAATAGGGGGAGATATGTTCAGGTTGGTTGTGAAGTGGATGAGAATGGTGTATCTCCTCCTGACTGGGTCGGAgtagaggagaaggagaggagatgtGGTCCAGAGGGACAGATAGACCAACTCCTCAGAATAATAAGCCTTCCCAATGGTTTGGAGCAGGAGAACAGTAACCATTCTAAACtcaaagagacagaggaggagaaggaggaggaggaggagggcttttctccctctcctgtcCCCTCCAAAGAGGACTCTGTCActgaagagaaagaaatggaGGAAAGCAAGCAAGAGAGCAGCGATGGAGGAGCAGTGGGGTCAGGTAGCATCCAACCAAAACTCAACAACAAACGGCTGCAGCCGGTCAGTGTTCCCTACGGAGGGGCACGACCAAAGCAGCCGGTCAGCCTCAAGCTCCAAATCCCACAGCCGCTGTCGGGCCAGGTACAAAATCAGCTCGGCCCGTCCGCCATCAGCAGGAACAAAAACCAGGAGAACCAGTGTCGGAGAGGCACACCCTCTGAAACTACACCAAGTGGGACTGATCAGACTGCAGTCGGGGTGAACGGAGATGGTATTGTCCACTCTCTTCCCCTAATGCCTTCAGAGAGCCCAGACAATGACCTCCAAGCAGGCCAACTGGGCACTCTGTGCAGGAAACCTGCCAGCTCCCTGGGGGAGGTTGCCCCTGTGTGGGTGCCTGACTCCCAGGCTCCTGTCTGTATGAAATGTGATGTCAAGTTCACCTTCACCAAGAGGAGGCACCACTGCAGGGCCTGTGGCAAG GTGTTCTGTGCGACGTGCTGCAGCCTGAAGTGCAGGCTCATGTACATGGACAGGAAGGAGGCTCGCGTCTGTGTCACCTGTCATTCTGCTCTGACGAGTG cTCAATCATGGGAGACAACAGCCACAGGAAGCAACCAGAGTCCGAACCCCAACAACCCAGCGGAGTACTGCTCCACCATCCCCCCTCTGCAGCAGGCCCAGGCCTCTGGAGTGCTCAGCTCCCCTCCTCCTACCGTCATGGTGCCCGTGGGAGTCCTGAAACAGGCTGGCAATGAGG GGTCTCTGACACGGGAGCAGAGGAGGGTGTGGTTTTCTGATGGGTTGCTACCTAACGGAGACACATCAGAGTCCCCCAAACCTCCAACCTCCAGCCCAGCCCCCTCCCAGTCACTGGCCATCTCAGCTTATTCAAACAAATCCTCCACTTCTGAATCCTCAGAG GCAGTCCATACCCCTGTCGCCCCGGTGGGCAGCCCCGTGGGTAGCTCCCTCAGTCTGATCCCGGAGGACGGGCTCCCTCCCATCCTCATCTCCACCGGAGTCAAAGGAGGTACGGGAGGCCACATCACAG ACTATGCAGTGGAGGAGAGGCCGTCAGAGATCGTCCTCATGCAGCAGCTGGAGGAGGGAGGCCCAGACCCCCTGGTCTTCGTGCTCAATGCTAATCTGCTCGCCATGGTCAAGCTAGTCAACT ATGTAAACAGGAAGTGTTGGTACTTGACAACAAAGGGCATGCATGCTGTTGGCCAGGCAGAGGTGGTCATTCTGCTCCAGTGTCTGCCTGATGAGAAGACCATCCCGAAAGACATCTTCACTCACTTTGTGCAGCTCTACCAGGAGGCCCTCAGTG GCAACGTGCTGAGCCACCTGAGTCACTCATTCTTCATGCAGAGCTTCCTGGGCAGTAAGGAGCACGGCGGCTTCCTCTACATCAGCCCCTCCTTCCAATCGCTGCAGGACCTGCTGCTGCCCAACCCTCCCTACCTCTTCGGCATCCTGATACAGAAGTGGGAAACGCCCTGGGCCAAGGTCTTCCCCATCCGCCTCATGCTGCGGCTGGGCGCAGAGTACCGAT tTTATCCGTGTCCGCTGTTCAGTGTTCGCTTCAGAAAACCCCTCTTCGGAGAGACCGGTCACACTATCATGAATCTGCTCGCA GACTTCCGTAACTACCAGTACACGCTACCGGTGGTAAAAGGTCTGGTTGTGGACATGGAGGTGAGAAAGACGAGCATTAAGATCCCCAGTAATCGTTACAATGAG CTGATGAAGGCCATGAACAAGTCCAACGAACACGTGCTGGCCATGGGAGCGTGTTTCAACGACCGGGCCGACTCCCACCTGGTGTGTGTCCAGAACGATGATGGGAACTACCAGACGCAGGCCATCAGCATCCATCACCAGCCTCGCAAAG TTACTGGAGCCTGCTTCTTTGTGTTCAGTGGTGCTTTGAAAGCCTCGTCGGGTTTCTTAGCCAAGACCAGCATTGTGGAAG ACGGTGTGATGATCCAGATCACAGCTGAGACCATGGACTGTCTACGCCAAGCCCTGAGGGACATGAAGGACTTCAGCATCACGTGCGGTAAAGCGGAccaggaggagaaccaggagctCGTCCACATCCAATGGACAGAGGACGACCACAACTTCAACAAGGG TGTCATCAGTCCGATCGATGGGAAGTCTATGGAGTCCATCACCAGCGTCAAGATCTTTCATGGCTCGGAGTTTAAAGCCAACGGAAAAGTCATCCGCTGGACAGAG GTGTTTTTCCTCCAGAGTGAAGATCAACCCAACGGTCTGAGCGACCCGGCCGACCACAGCCGGCTGACGGAGAACGTGGCGAGAGCTTTCTGCATGGCGCTCTGTCCACACCTGAAGCTGCTGAAGGAGGACGGCATGGCCAAACTGGGACTAAGGGTTACACTGGACTCGGACCAG GTGGGTTACCTGGCGGGAAGTAACGGCCAGCCTCTCCTGCCTCAGTACCTGAGCGACCTGGACAGCGCTCTGATCCCCGTCATCCACGGCGGGGCGTGTCAGCTGAGCGAGGGCCCGGTGGTCATGGAGCTGGTCTTCTACATCCTGGAGATCATCTCCTAG
- the zfyve9a gene encoding zinc finger FYVE domain-containing protein 9 isoform X2: MENYFQAEAFNLDKVLDEFEQNEDETDNPILSDAKWTQILAPPAHLLSLNPALAHADLSPQESPLAFKTLPDSSSSASTGVDPKRHPGPEPPSWLEERPADVHSPPLPQPNIGKLVGTDDLSPPPVTACTAVENGCPSSPASPQLDGLSKDINSPPDNQPGASDQEAKPHQEERSASAGGGGSSTVSSTHFTFEVGLGHEEETVEPTTQNGEGVKEGASTAVLQDNGQEKQTANLKEEQVESLLNRGRYVQVGCEVDENGVSPPDWVGVEEKERRCGPEGQIDQLLRIISLPNGLEQENSNHSKLKETEEEKEEEEEGFSPSPVPSKEDSVTEEKEMEESKQESSDGGAVGSGSIQPKLNNKRLQPVSVPYGGARPKQPVSLKLQIPQPLSGQVQNQLGPSAISRNKNQENQCRRGTPSETTPSGTDQTAVGVNGDGIVHSLPLMPSESPDNDLQAGQLGTLCRKPASSLGEVAPVWVPDSQAPVCMKCDVKFTFTKRRHHCRACGKVFCATCCSLKCRLMYMDRKEARVCVTCHSALTSAQSWETTATGSNQSPNPNNPAEYCSTIPPLQQAQASGVLSSPPPTVMVPVGVLKQAGNEGSLTREQRRVWFSDGLLPNGDTSESPKPPTSSPAPSQSLAISAYSNKSSTSESSEAVHTPVAPVGSPVGSSLSLIPEDGLPPILISTGVKGDYAVEERPSEIVLMQQLEEGGPDPLVFVLNANLLAMVKLVNYVNRKCWYLTTKGMHAVGQAEVVILLQCLPDEKTIPKDIFTHFVQLYQEALSGNVLSHLSHSFFMQSFLGSKEHGGFLYISPSFQSLQDLLLPNPPYLFGILIQKWETPWAKVFPIRLMLRLGAEYRFYPCPLFSVRFRKPLFGETGHTIMNLLADFRNYQYTLPVVKGLVVDMEVRKTSIKIPSNRYNELMKAMNKSNEHVLAMGACFNDRADSHLVCVQNDDGNYQTQAISIHHQPRKVTGACFFVFSGALKASSGFLAKTSIVEDGVMIQITAETMDCLRQALRDMKDFSITCGKADQEENQELVHIQWTEDDHNFNKGVISPIDGKSMESITSVKIFHGSEFKANGKVIRWTEVFFLQSEDQPNGLSDPADHSRLTENVARAFCMALCPHLKLLKEDGMAKLGLRVTLDSDQVGYLAGSNGQPLLPQYLSDLDSALIPVIHGGACQLSEGPVVMELVFYILEIIS, translated from the exons ATGGAGAATTACTTCCAGGCCGAGGCCTTCAACCTGGACAAGGTGCTTGACGAGTTTGAGCAGAACGAAG ATGAGACAGACAATCCCATTCTCTCGGATGCTAAGTGGACCCAGATCCTGGCCCCGCCAGCCCACCTGCTCTCTCTGAACCCAGCCCTGGCCCACGCAGACCTCAGTCCCCAGGAGAGTCCACTGGCCTTCAAAACCCTCCCCGACTCCTCCTCCAGTGCCTCTACGGGGGTCGACCCTAAAAGACATCCCGGTCCCGAACCTCCATCTTGGTTAGAGGAGCGGCCGGCAGACGTCCATAGCCCACCCCTCCCCCAGCCCAACATTGGCAAACTGGTGGGCACAGACGACCTCTCGCCGCCCCCTGTGACGGCCTGTACTGCTGTGGAGAATGGCTGCCCTTCCAGCCCTGCAAGCCCACAACTGGATGGGCTCAGCAAGGATATAAATTCTCCTCCAGATAACCAGCCTGGTGCTTCTGACCAGGAGGCTAAACCTCATCAGGAGGAGAGATCCGCctcagcaggaggaggaggaagctcCACTGTCAGTTCCACTCACTTTACCTTTGAGGTTGGATTAGGACACGAAGAAGAAACTGTGGAACCAACAACACAAAATGGGGAAGGTGTCAAAGAGGGGGCTAGTACAGCTGTTTTACAGGACAATGGTcaagaaaaacaaactgcaaacttAAAAGAGGAGCAGGTAGAAAGTCTCTTGAATAGGGGGAGATATGTTCAGGTTGGTTGTGAAGTGGATGAGAATGGTGTATCTCCTCCTGACTGGGTCGGAgtagaggagaaggagaggagatgtGGTCCAGAGGGACAGATAGACCAACTCCTCAGAATAATAAGCCTTCCCAATGGTTTGGAGCAGGAGAACAGTAACCATTCTAAACtcaaagagacagaggaggagaaggaggaggaggaggagggcttttctccctctcctgtcCCCTCCAAAGAGGACTCTGTCActgaagagaaagaaatggaGGAAAGCAAGCAAGAGAGCAGCGATGGAGGAGCAGTGGGGTCAGGTAGCATCCAACCAAAACTCAACAACAAACGGCTGCAGCCGGTCAGTGTTCCCTACGGAGGGGCACGACCAAAGCAGCCGGTCAGCCTCAAGCTCCAAATCCCACAGCCGCTGTCGGGCCAGGTACAAAATCAGCTCGGCCCGTCCGCCATCAGCAGGAACAAAAACCAGGAGAACCAGTGTCGGAGAGGCACACCCTCTGAAACTACACCAAGTGGGACTGATCAGACTGCAGTCGGGGTGAACGGAGATGGTATTGTCCACTCTCTTCCCCTAATGCCTTCAGAGAGCCCAGACAATGACCTCCAAGCAGGCCAACTGGGCACTCTGTGCAGGAAACCTGCCAGCTCCCTGGGGGAGGTTGCCCCTGTGTGGGTGCCTGACTCCCAGGCTCCTGTCTGTATGAAATGTGATGTCAAGTTCACCTTCACCAAGAGGAGGCACCACTGCAGGGCCTGTGGCAAG GTGTTCTGTGCGACGTGCTGCAGCCTGAAGTGCAGGCTCATGTACATGGACAGGAAGGAGGCTCGCGTCTGTGTCACCTGTCATTCTGCTCTGACGAGTG cTCAATCATGGGAGACAACAGCCACAGGAAGCAACCAGAGTCCGAACCCCAACAACCCAGCGGAGTACTGCTCCACCATCCCCCCTCTGCAGCAGGCCCAGGCCTCTGGAGTGCTCAGCTCCCCTCCTCCTACCGTCATGGTGCCCGTGGGAGTCCTGAAACAGGCTGGCAATGAGG GGTCTCTGACACGGGAGCAGAGGAGGGTGTGGTTTTCTGATGGGTTGCTACCTAACGGAGACACATCAGAGTCCCCCAAACCTCCAACCTCCAGCCCAGCCCCCTCCCAGTCACTGGCCATCTCAGCTTATTCAAACAAATCCTCCACTTCTGAATCCTCAGAG GCAGTCCATACCCCTGTCGCCCCGGTGGGCAGCCCCGTGGGTAGCTCCCTCAGTCTGATCCCGGAGGACGGGCTCCCTCCCATCCTCATCTCCACCGGAGTCAAAGGAG ACTATGCAGTGGAGGAGAGGCCGTCAGAGATCGTCCTCATGCAGCAGCTGGAGGAGGGAGGCCCAGACCCCCTGGTCTTCGTGCTCAATGCTAATCTGCTCGCCATGGTCAAGCTAGTCAACT ATGTAAACAGGAAGTGTTGGTACTTGACAACAAAGGGCATGCATGCTGTTGGCCAGGCAGAGGTGGTCATTCTGCTCCAGTGTCTGCCTGATGAGAAGACCATCCCGAAAGACATCTTCACTCACTTTGTGCAGCTCTACCAGGAGGCCCTCAGTG GCAACGTGCTGAGCCACCTGAGTCACTCATTCTTCATGCAGAGCTTCCTGGGCAGTAAGGAGCACGGCGGCTTCCTCTACATCAGCCCCTCCTTCCAATCGCTGCAGGACCTGCTGCTGCCCAACCCTCCCTACCTCTTCGGCATCCTGATACAGAAGTGGGAAACGCCCTGGGCCAAGGTCTTCCCCATCCGCCTCATGCTGCGGCTGGGCGCAGAGTACCGAT tTTATCCGTGTCCGCTGTTCAGTGTTCGCTTCAGAAAACCCCTCTTCGGAGAGACCGGTCACACTATCATGAATCTGCTCGCA GACTTCCGTAACTACCAGTACACGCTACCGGTGGTAAAAGGTCTGGTTGTGGACATGGAGGTGAGAAAGACGAGCATTAAGATCCCCAGTAATCGTTACAATGAG CTGATGAAGGCCATGAACAAGTCCAACGAACACGTGCTGGCCATGGGAGCGTGTTTCAACGACCGGGCCGACTCCCACCTGGTGTGTGTCCAGAACGATGATGGGAACTACCAGACGCAGGCCATCAGCATCCATCACCAGCCTCGCAAAG TTACTGGAGCCTGCTTCTTTGTGTTCAGTGGTGCTTTGAAAGCCTCGTCGGGTTTCTTAGCCAAGACCAGCATTGTGGAAG ACGGTGTGATGATCCAGATCACAGCTGAGACCATGGACTGTCTACGCCAAGCCCTGAGGGACATGAAGGACTTCAGCATCACGTGCGGTAAAGCGGAccaggaggagaaccaggagctCGTCCACATCCAATGGACAGAGGACGACCACAACTTCAACAAGGG TGTCATCAGTCCGATCGATGGGAAGTCTATGGAGTCCATCACCAGCGTCAAGATCTTTCATGGCTCGGAGTTTAAAGCCAACGGAAAAGTCATCCGCTGGACAGAG GTGTTTTTCCTCCAGAGTGAAGATCAACCCAACGGTCTGAGCGACCCGGCCGACCACAGCCGGCTGACGGAGAACGTGGCGAGAGCTTTCTGCATGGCGCTCTGTCCACACCTGAAGCTGCTGAAGGAGGACGGCATGGCCAAACTGGGACTAAGGGTTACACTGGACTCGGACCAG GTGGGTTACCTGGCGGGAAGTAACGGCCAGCCTCTCCTGCCTCAGTACCTGAGCGACCTGGACAGCGCTCTGATCCCCGTCATCCACGGCGGGGCGTGTCAGCTGAGCGAGGGCCCGGTGGTCATGGAGCTGGTCTTCTACATCCTGGAGATCATCTCCTAG